In Perognathus longimembris pacificus isolate PPM17 chromosome 3, ASM2315922v1, whole genome shotgun sequence, a single window of DNA contains:
- the LOC125347703 gene encoding olfactory receptor 7A17-like yields MEPENDTQLSEFLLLGFSNQDPRIHPLLFGLFLSVYLITVLGNLLIVLAIKADPHLHTPMYFFLSNLSFVDVCFTSTTVPKMLLNMQTHSQSISYAGCIAQMYFLLLFSGLEIFLLTVMAYDRYMAICHPLHYTVIMSHWLCGFLVLGCWIIGVLNSLLHTLLGLRLSFCAHLEIPHYFCELNQVVHHACSGTFLNDLVIYVTALLLAVGPFTGIIYSYSKIVAAICKISSAQGKYKAFSTCVSHLSVVSLFYCTLLGVYLSSALTQNSHLTATASLMYTVVTPMLNPFIYSLRNQDIKRALKILFWRATRKEMVGSSQ; encoded by the coding sequence ATGGAACCAGAGAATGACACCCAACTCTCAGAATTCCTTCTTCTGGGATTTTCCAACCAAGATCCACGAATCCACCCTCTCCTATTCGGCCTCTTCCTGTCTGTGTATCTGATCACCGTGCTTGGGAATCTGCTCATTGTCCTGGCCATCAAGGCAGATCCCCATCTACACacgcccatgtacttcttcctctccaACCTGTCCTTCGTGGATGTCTGCTTCACCTCCACCACTGTCCCCAAGATGCTGCTCAACATGCAGACCCACAGCCAAAGTATTAGTTATGCGGGCTGTATTGCCCAGATGTATTTCTTGTTGCTTTTCTCAGGGTTGGAAATTTTCCTGTTGACAGTGATGGCCTATGACAGATACATGGCCATCTGTCACCCTTTGCACTACACAGtcatcatgagccactggctctgtgGCTTTTTGGTTCTGGGATGCTGGATTATAGGCGTCTTGAATTCCTTGCTCCATACTCTCCTGGGGTTGCGGCTGTCCTTCTGTGCACACTTGGAAATCCCTCACTATTTCTGTGAACTCAATCAGGTGGTCCATCACGCATGTTCCGGCACCTTCCTTAACGACCTGGTGATCTATGTCACTGCTCTGCTGCTGGCTGTGGGTCCCTTCACTGGTATCATTTATTCTTACTCTAAGATTGTGGCTGCCATCTGTAAAATCTCATCAGCCCAGGGGAAGTACAAGGCCTTTTCCACCTGCGTGTCTCACCTCTCTGTGGTCTCCTTGTTTTATTGCACGCTCCTGGGTGTGTACCTCAGCTCTGCGCTGACCCAAAACTCACACTTGACGGCCACAGCTTCACTGATGTACACAGTGGTCACCCCCATGCTGAACCCCTTCATCTATAGCC